One window of the Candidatus Baltobacteraceae bacterium genome contains the following:
- the rpsU gene encoding 30S ribosomal protein S21: MEVRVAPGESIESALRRFKKATQKAGILAEARKHEHYEKPSVRRKKKSAAARKRRA; the protein is encoded by the coding sequence ATGGAAGTCCGCGTAGCTCCAGGTGAGTCGATAGAGAGCGCGCTGCGCCGTTTCAAGAAGGCCACCCAGAAGGCGGGTATTCTCGCCGAAGCGCGCAAGCACGAGCACTACGAAAAACCGAGCGTTCGCCGCAAGAAGAAGTCCGCGGCCGCTCGTAAGCGCCGCGCGTAA
- a CDS encoding type II toxin-antitoxin system VapC family toxin codes for MGLYYLDTSALVKLYVREPGTEEMLRLANATPSHTFTVLSLAPVEFHAAIRRRERAGDVGADAADGILLAFAKHLAEVFIRQPITEATVETALQLIDRYTLRAYDAMQLAGCLVMPRSAGGEPVRFACADISLEGAARSEGLATLNPGRSEEPV; via the coding sequence TTGGGGCTGTACTACCTCGACACAAGCGCTCTCGTAAAGCTGTATGTTCGCGAGCCGGGCACGGAAGAAATGCTCCGGCTCGCGAACGCCACGCCATCGCACACCTTCACGGTGCTATCACTCGCGCCGGTCGAATTTCATGCGGCGATCCGACGGCGCGAGCGAGCAGGCGATGTTGGTGCCGACGCCGCTGACGGCATCCTCCTGGCATTTGCGAAGCATCTGGCCGAGGTGTTTATCCGGCAACCCATAACCGAGGCCACGGTTGAAACGGCGCTGCAACTGATCGACCGTTACACGCTGCGTGCTTACGACGCAATGCAGTTGGCCGGGTGCCTCGTGATGCCGCGCTCCGCCGGCGGAGAGCCGGTGAGATTCGCGTGCGCCGACATCAGCCTCGAGGGGGCAGCGCGATCGGAAGGGCTGGCAACGCTGAATCCGGGACGCAGCGAAGAGCCGGTTTGA
- a CDS encoding histidine triad nucleotide-binding protein: MDCLFCKIAAGAIPSTQVYHDDTVIAIEDINPQAPTHLLVMPRAHHANIGDLSDASEAALLARLIEVATKLGREHGNNGYRLVMNTGADGGQTVDHLHIHVLAGRHLTWPPG, from the coding sequence GTGGACTGTCTGTTTTGCAAAATCGCGGCCGGCGCGATTCCATCCACGCAGGTCTATCACGACGATACGGTGATCGCGATCGAAGACATCAATCCGCAGGCGCCGACCCACCTGCTCGTGATGCCGCGCGCGCATCACGCCAACATCGGCGATCTCTCCGACGCCAGCGAAGCCGCGCTGCTCGCGCGGCTGATCGAGGTCGCGACCAAACTCGGCCGCGAGCACGGCAACAATGGTTACCGCCTGGTGATGAACACCGGCGCCGACGGCGGGCAGACGGTCGACCATCTCCACATCCACGTCTTGGCGGGTCGCCATCTGACCTGGCCGCCCGGCTAG
- a CDS encoding glycosyltransferase family 1 protein, protein MREVSTRLPRIAPEFDYRVYTKGENLGIAEQIVLPLEMWHDRIDLAHYMAHYVPAFAGGRFVFTIHDLIHLRFKQYFRAYIEPYYMSIVRRASRRAARIITSDRRTIDDLVHFFGVDAQRVRVIPLAPRDRFFAPASPYHGERPYLLNVGNHREHKDLPTLVQAWSSLPARYDVDLYFTGSDDFGGLLQRASSEHRRARALGDLSDDQLAAYYAGAVALVHPSLLEGFGLPLVEAAAQGCPVIASTTSIPDPLAGIALAFEPRDVDGARAQIERLLDDQALRTDLVERGREAAAKLSWDRTARETADVYREILPEEE, encoded by the coding sequence ATGCGCGAAGTCTCGACGCGTCTTCCGCGCATCGCGCCCGAGTTCGATTACCGCGTCTATACGAAGGGAGAAAACCTCGGTATCGCCGAGCAGATCGTTTTGCCGCTCGAAATGTGGCACGATCGCATCGACCTGGCCCATTACATGGCGCACTACGTTCCGGCTTTTGCCGGCGGGCGATTCGTCTTTACCATCCACGACTTGATCCATCTGCGCTTCAAGCAATACTTCCGTGCCTATATCGAACCGTATTACATGTCGATCGTGCGGCGCGCTTCCCGGCGAGCCGCGCGCATCATCACTTCCGATAGACGCACCATCGACGACTTGGTTCACTTCTTCGGCGTCGACGCGCAGCGCGTTCGCGTGATTCCGTTGGCGCCGCGCGATCGCTTCTTCGCACCGGCATCGCCGTACCATGGCGAGCGTCCCTATCTGCTCAACGTCGGGAACCATCGCGAGCACAAAGACCTGCCCACGCTCGTGCAGGCGTGGTCATCGCTTCCCGCGCGGTACGACGTCGATCTCTACTTTACCGGAAGCGACGATTTCGGCGGGCTTTTGCAGCGCGCCTCGAGCGAACACCGCCGCGCGCGCGCGCTGGGCGACCTAAGCGACGATCAACTAGCCGCGTACTATGCCGGCGCAGTCGCGCTGGTGCACCCCTCGTTGCTCGAGGGGTTCGGCCTTCCGCTCGTCGAGGCAGCGGCGCAAGGGTGCCCGGTCATCGCCAGCACGACTTCGATCCCCGACCCGCTCGCCGGCATCGCGCTCGCGTTCGAGCCCCGCGACGTGGACGGCGCGCGCGCGCAGATCGAGCGGCTGCTCGACGACCAGGCATTGCGTACCGATCTCGTTGAACGGGGACGCGAGGCCGCCGCCAAGCTGAGCTGGGATCGCACGGCGCGTGAGACGGCCGACGTCTATCGCGAGATCTTGCCGGAGGAAGAATGA
- a CDS encoding glycosyltransferase family 2 protein, whose product MNPDRITAFILTRDEERDLPRAITSLPHGVSILVVDALSADNTVPYARASGARVIERRWTDFVDARRFALAQIATPWTLMIDADEELDDRLREAIVRASDEADGYVVRRTTYFRGKPMRLWKNEPLLRLVRTNAVRVEARPAAGGEAALHEFLVCDGVVRELDGTLLHYSYPTARTYREKFARYTAIEAAAEHTPPWRLLRESALVPPRFAHALLWRGALLDGPRGWYVAWYSAVYPAVVAWKAIR is encoded by the coding sequence TTGAACCCTGACCGCATCACCGCCTTTATCCTGACACGGGACGAAGAGCGCGATCTGCCGCGTGCGATCACGAGCCTGCCGCACGGCGTTTCGATTTTGGTCGTGGATGCGCTCTCGGCCGACAACACTGTTCCGTATGCGCGCGCGTCAGGCGCTCGTGTGATCGAGCGGCGCTGGACGGATTTCGTCGACGCGCGGCGCTTCGCCCTCGCGCAGATCGCGACGCCGTGGACGCTGATGATCGACGCGGACGAAGAACTCGACGACCGGCTGCGCGAGGCGATCGTGCGCGCGTCCGACGAGGCCGACGGTTACGTGGTGCGGCGAACGACGTATTTTCGCGGGAAACCGATGCGGTTGTGGAAGAACGAGCCGCTGCTGCGCTTGGTTCGCACCAATGCCGTTCGCGTCGAGGCGCGCCCTGCCGCGGGCGGCGAAGCCGCCCTGCACGAGTTCCTCGTGTGCGACGGTGTCGTGCGCGAACTCGACGGAACGCTGTTGCACTACTCGTATCCAACCGCGCGAACCTATCGCGAGAAATTTGCGCGCTACACCGCGATCGAGGCGGCAGCGGAGCATACGCCGCCGTGGCGCCTGCTGCGCGAGTCCGCGCTCGTGCCGCCGCGTTTTGCCCATGCCCTGCTCTGGCGGGGCGCGCTGCTTGACGGCCCGCGCGGCTGGTACGTGGCCTGGTACTCGGCCGTCTATCCCGCCGTCGTTGCCTGGAAAGCGATTCGTTGA
- a CDS encoding CTP synthase, protein MAKYIFFTGGVVSSLGKGITAASLGRLLKARGISVSIQKLDPYINVDAGTMNPYQHGEVFVTEDGAETDLDLGHYERFIDENLVRANNVTTGQIYNSVIEKERRGEYLGATVQVIPHITNEIKAHIKRVAEASHADVCIVEVGGTVGDIESLPFLEAIRQMRYDAGDENVMYAHLTLVPHLGAPDELKTKPTQHSVRELRGIGISPDAIVCRTQSAIPMPIELKEKIALFCDVPPNSVVQNIDARTIYQVPLNLEAEGLADAVIRKLHLPTNAPKLDEWAKIVDRIMHPRHHVRIALVGKYVELKDAYISINEALYHAGAHHNAEVEVQRIDSVTVETQGVGVLEGAHGILVAPGFGARGVNGKLQAIRYAREHRIPFLGICFGMQLACVEFAQDVCGISKASSIEVDETTPDPVIDFMPDQRDLEIYGGTMRLGSYSCTLEQGSLALRAYGTAEVTERHRHRYEFNNRYRPVFEEHGMRFSGHHTVGKTTLVEIVELPHDMHPWFLGTQAHPEFKSRPNNPSPLYRDFVGAALAHASAPQANVVRPGAPIV, encoded by the coding sequence ATGGCGAAGTACATTTTCTTCACCGGCGGCGTGGTGAGTTCGCTCGGCAAGGGCATCACTGCGGCATCCCTCGGACGACTCCTCAAAGCGCGCGGCATCAGCGTCTCTATCCAGAAACTGGATCCCTATATCAACGTGGACGCGGGCACGATGAACCCGTATCAGCACGGCGAGGTCTTCGTTACCGAAGACGGCGCCGAAACCGATCTCGATCTCGGTCACTACGAGCGGTTCATCGACGAAAATTTGGTCCGCGCGAACAACGTCACGACCGGCCAGATCTACAACTCCGTCATCGAAAAAGAGCGGCGGGGCGAGTATTTGGGCGCGACCGTCCAAGTGATTCCACACATCACCAACGAAATCAAAGCCCACATCAAGCGCGTCGCCGAGGCCAGTCACGCCGACGTGTGCATCGTCGAGGTCGGCGGAACGGTCGGCGACATCGAATCGCTGCCCTTTCTCGAAGCGATTCGTCAGATGCGCTATGACGCCGGCGACGAGAACGTGATGTACGCGCACCTCACCCTCGTCCCGCATCTCGGGGCCCCGGACGAGTTGAAAACCAAACCGACGCAGCACTCGGTGCGCGAGCTGCGCGGGATCGGCATCTCGCCGGACGCGATCGTGTGCCGCACGCAGTCGGCCATCCCGATGCCGATCGAGCTGAAAGAGAAGATCGCGCTCTTCTGCGACGTCCCGCCCAACTCGGTCGTGCAGAACATCGACGCACGCACGATCTACCAAGTTCCGCTCAATTTAGAGGCTGAAGGGTTGGCCGACGCGGTCATCCGCAAATTGCATTTGCCGACCAATGCCCCCAAACTCGACGAATGGGCGAAGATCGTCGACCGGATCATGCACCCGCGCCATCACGTACGTATCGCCTTGGTCGGAAAGTACGTCGAACTCAAAGACGCTTACATCTCGATCAACGAAGCGCTCTATCACGCCGGCGCTCATCACAACGCCGAGGTCGAGGTTCAGCGCATCGATTCGGTCACCGTCGAAACGCAGGGCGTCGGCGTGCTCGAGGGCGCGCACGGCATCCTGGTCGCGCCCGGATTCGGTGCGCGTGGCGTCAACGGTAAACTCCAGGCGATCCGGTATGCGCGCGAGCACCGGATTCCGTTCTTGGGCATCTGCTTCGGCATGCAGCTCGCGTGCGTGGAGTTCGCCCAGGACGTCTGCGGCATTTCAAAAGCGAGCTCGATCGAAGTCGACGAGACCACGCCCGATCCGGTGATCGATTTCATGCCGGACCAGCGCGATCTCGAGATTTACGGCGGCACGATGCGGTTGGGTTCCTATAGTTGCACCCTCGAGCAGGGGTCGCTGGCGCTACGTGCCTACGGTACGGCCGAAGTCACCGAACGCCATCGTCATCGCTACGAGTTCAACAACCGTTATCGTCCGGTTTTCGAAGAGCACGGCATGCGCTTCTCGGGTCATCACACGGTCGGTAAGACCACGCTGGTCGAGATCGTCGAATTGCCGCACGACATGCATCCGTGGTTCCTCGGCACGCAGGCGCATCCCGAGTTCAAATCGCGTCCCAATAATCCGTCACCACTCTATCGCGATTTCGTCGGTGCGGCGCTCGCGCACGCCTCCGCTCCCCAGGCGAACGTCGTTCGCCCGGGGGCTCCGATAGTTTGA
- the prmC gene encoding peptide chain release factor N(5)-glutamine methyltransferase, translating into MNEPLLAFATGKSPAYLRAHAGEPLDPATEARYDALAARLRNGEPLAYIIGTAGFYRREFIVDPRVLVPRPETEHLVDAALAHLRGYDAPHILDVGTGSGAIACTLAAELPSAHVDAVDISPAALVVAAENRDRFRLEKRVTFYLGDLLAPVEHKRYDAIVANLPYVPTGAGEVSLRFEPALALEGGADGLDQYRRFFIEVPPVVKPGGLVLAEGAPPIAAGLLALARAAFPQAAVTMERDYGGRERYVVARCG; encoded by the coding sequence ATGAACGAGCCGCTGCTCGCGTTTGCCACCGGAAAATCGCCGGCGTATCTGCGCGCACATGCGGGCGAGCCGCTCGATCCTGCGACGGAAGCGCGGTACGACGCGCTCGCGGCGCGCCTCCGGAACGGTGAGCCGCTCGCGTACATCATCGGAACCGCGGGCTTTTACCGGCGCGAGTTCATCGTCGATCCGCGCGTGCTCGTTCCCCGTCCCGAAACCGAACATCTCGTCGACGCGGCGCTCGCGCATCTGCGCGGCTACGATGCGCCGCACATCCTCGACGTCGGCACCGGCAGCGGTGCGATCGCGTGCACGCTCGCAGCCGAATTGCCTAGCGCGCACGTCGACGCCGTCGACATCTCGCCCGCCGCACTCGTCGTCGCGGCCGAAAACCGCGATCGTTTCCGTCTCGAAAAGCGGGTCACGTTCTATCTCGGCGACCTGCTGGCGCCGGTCGAGCACAAGCGGTACGACGCGATCGTCGCAAATCTGCCCTACGTCCCGACAGGCGCGGGCGAGGTGAGCCTGCGATTCGAGCCGGCGCTGGCGCTCGAGGGCGGCGCCGACGGCCTCGACCAGTACCGCCGCTTTTTCATCGAAGTGCCGCCGGTGGTCAAACCGGGTGGGCTCGTGCTCGCTGAGGGGGCGCCGCCGATCGCCGCCGGGCTGCTCGCGCTCGCGCGCGCGGCGTTCCCGCAGGCAGCCGTTACCATGGAGCGCGATTACGGCGGACGCGAGCGCTACGTCGTCGCACGGTGCGGCTGA
- the prfA gene encoding peptide chain release factor 1, whose translation MAELNESVLARLDTMVRRFDEIEAELANPSGAFDQERYTALVKERAQLEETVNVYRRYRKTLAEIEGSEALLSEGGDAELRELAEEELRTLRDRRAQLEGELHVLMVPKDPNDDKDVFIEIRAGAGGDEAAIFAGDLARMHMRFAESRGMRVELVSENESEAGGYKEIVFAVKGDSPYRWFKHESGVHRVQRVPATEAQGRIHTSTATVAVLPEVDPDVQIEIKPADLQIDTYKASGAGGQYVNKTESAIRITHVPTGLIVASQQERSQMQNREKAMQMLRAMLYERQQREKEEAMGSLRRSQVGTGDRSEKIRTYNFPQDRVTDHRINQSYGNIRGVMDGALAPIVDDLLKDEQARLLAGEAAPA comes from the coding sequence ATGGCTGAACTGAACGAAAGCGTGCTCGCACGCCTCGATACGATGGTCCGGCGCTTCGATGAGATCGAGGCGGAGCTGGCCAATCCCAGCGGCGCGTTCGATCAGGAGCGTTACACCGCGCTGGTCAAGGAACGCGCGCAGCTCGAAGAGACCGTGAACGTCTACCGGCGGTACCGCAAGACGCTCGCTGAAATCGAGGGAAGCGAAGCGCTGCTGAGCGAGGGCGGCGATGCGGAATTGCGGGAGCTTGCAGAGGAAGAGCTGCGCACGCTGCGCGATCGGCGGGCCCAGCTCGAGGGCGAGCTGCACGTGCTGATGGTTCCGAAGGATCCCAACGACGACAAAGACGTCTTCATCGAAATTCGCGCCGGCGCCGGCGGCGATGAAGCCGCGATCTTTGCGGGCGATCTCGCCCGTATGCATATGCGCTTTGCCGAGTCGCGCGGGATGCGCGTCGAGCTGGTCTCCGAGAACGAGAGCGAGGCCGGCGGCTACAAAGAGATCGTCTTTGCGGTGAAGGGCGATTCGCCGTATCGCTGGTTCAAACACGAATCCGGCGTCCACCGCGTGCAGCGGGTGCCGGCGACCGAAGCGCAGGGGCGTATCCACACCTCGACCGCGACGGTTGCGGTGCTGCCCGAGGTCGATCCCGACGTGCAGATCGAGATCAAACCCGCCGACCTGCAAATCGACACCTACAAAGCCTCGGGCGCCGGCGGCCAGTACGTCAACAAGACCGAGTCGGCGATCCGCATAACGCACGTGCCGACCGGCCTCATCGTCGCCTCGCAGCAAGAGCGCTCGCAAATGCAAAACCGCGAGAAGGCGATGCAGATGTTGCGCGCGATGCTGTACGAACGCCAGCAGCGCGAAAAAGAAGAGGCGATGGGGTCGCTGCGGCGCAGCCAGGTCGGTACCGGCGACCGCTCCGAGAAGATTCGCACTTACAATTTCCCGCAAGACCGCGTCACCGATCACCGGATCAACCAGAGCTACGGCAACATCCGCGGCGTCATGGACGGTGCGCTCGCCCCGATCGTCGACGACTTGCTCAAGGACGAACAGGCGCGCCTCCTAGCCGGCGAAGCCGCCCCGGCATGA
- a CDS encoding type II toxin-antitoxin system PemK/MazF family toxin has product MSEYASGEIVLIDWRGDGLAKEANKLRPCVVVEDDELFDAAHPTVIVVPLTSDESMVIPQLSTVVEPTPDNGCQRRSFAISHAVVTAAKGRVRGRPGTRITLDQLRSIRRQIAETIGYRD; this is encoded by the coding sequence ATGAGCGAATATGCATCCGGCGAGATCGTCCTGATCGATTGGCGGGGCGATGGATTGGCGAAAGAAGCGAACAAACTGCGCCCGTGCGTTGTCGTTGAGGACGACGAATTGTTCGATGCCGCGCATCCGACGGTGATCGTGGTGCCCCTCACCAGCGATGAGTCGATGGTGATTCCACAACTCTCGACCGTTGTCGAGCCGACGCCGGACAATGGCTGCCAACGGCGTTCGTTCGCGATTTCGCACGCGGTTGTCACGGCGGCAAAGGGGCGCGTCCGGGGCCGTCCGGGCACGCGGATAACGCTCGACCAGCTGCGGTCGATCCGGCGTCAGATCGCCGAAACAATTGGATATCGCGACTGA
- the rpmE gene encoding 50S ribosomal protein L31, with amino-acid sequence MKQKIHPNWYPEARVHCACGNAFTTGSTMKEIAVEICSACHPLFTGQQKLVDTAGRVDKFNQRAAAAARKKEEAAKRQAVKDAKKAVEA; translated from the coding sequence GTGAAACAGAAGATCCACCCCAACTGGTACCCGGAGGCGCGCGTCCACTGCGCCTGCGGCAACGCCTTCACCACCGGCTCGACCATGAAAGAGATCGCGGTCGAGATCTGCTCGGCATGCCACCCGCTTTTCACCGGCCAGCAGAAGCTGGTCGATACTGCCGGCCGCGTCGATAAGTTCAACCAGCGCGCTGCCGCCGCCGCGAGGAAGAAAGAGGAAGCTGCCAAGCGCCAGGCCGTCAAGGACGCCAAGAAGGCCGTCGAGGCGTAG
- a CDS encoding type II toxin-antitoxin system Phd/YefM family antitoxin, producing MPRRWNLQDAKARLSELVDRARAGEAQVILRRGEPAAVVIAFSDYEERDGPAQSVLSFFQDSPLKGLDVEAMPRRKERMREFG from the coding sequence ATGCCGCGACGATGGAATCTTCAGGACGCCAAAGCACGGCTCTCCGAGCTCGTCGATCGAGCGCGTGCCGGTGAGGCGCAGGTCATTTTGCGCCGCGGCGAGCCGGCGGCGGTCGTCATCGCATTCAGCGACTACGAGGAACGGGACGGGCCGGCGCAATCCGTGCTCTCGTTCTTCCAAGATTCGCCGCTCAAAGGCCTCGACGTAGAAGCGATGCCGCGACGCAAGGAACGCATGCGAGAGTTCGGGTGA
- a CDS encoding type II toxin-antitoxin system VapC family toxin — MTRFLLDTMVVSEATKARPDPVAAAWLESQRIDACYLSVLTLGELQFGIARLPAASAQRAELTRWLHDTLLPTFRDRILPFDREAALEWGASAARAAVRGKRLQTVDAQIAATAKTRELTLATRNERDFAGVDIDIVNPWG; from the coding sequence GTGACGCGCTTTCTTCTGGATACGATGGTCGTTTCGGAAGCGACGAAAGCGCGACCCGATCCGGTCGCGGCGGCCTGGCTCGAATCGCAGCGCATCGACGCCTGCTATCTCAGCGTCCTAACGCTTGGCGAGCTCCAATTTGGGATCGCGCGTTTGCCGGCCGCCTCGGCGCAGCGAGCCGAACTCACGCGCTGGCTACACGACACGCTCCTTCCGACGTTTCGCGATCGCATTCTACCGTTCGATCGCGAAGCCGCCCTCGAGTGGGGCGCGTCCGCGGCTCGGGCCGCTGTACGCGGCAAGAGACTCCAAACCGTCGATGCGCAGATCGCAGCGACCGCTAAAACGCGTGAACTGACGCTCGCCACGCGCAACGAACGTGATTTCGCCGGCGTCGACATCGACATCGTCAATCCGTGGGGATAA
- a CDS encoding protease pro-enzyme activation domain-containing protein, protein MKRASLIRFAALAAAASLALSACGGGGGGVAPSTGQGVGQPSFNAGSIPADLQIASWGQPLLQNATYEGPVSNAFLSVNVLVHQQNAQGLMNYALATQDPTSGSFHRWLTPQQIAQQFGASLSDYQKVAAYFAQQGLAVAGWPQHMILTVSGGQTSMQRAFGTTFGAYHGYGKTFIAPTSVPHFMTPLPVDAVSNLVAAETARTFLMHPPTAGEAFNLGYSPQQVQGAFDFNNAITAGYNGTGINVGIIGTGPLDFANAADTTTPGSGIIIGTGDKDLNALKSLYNIASVAQINEIMVTGNGVAAGLSYSGISQPDFPYANTFATPPPVTAPCTPTGNGNVSADCNPEDLEAQLDSQQVATLAPDATVDFYLAYNEDDCDTTFNGSPCPTSGSNAGAPYIGLIESDPEIQQAIADDTVDVVSISYGEGESQVGFTSANYPSSFYALEFAALESEGVAVFASSGDSGSAECEDPTTGALEDIQCVTYPSGDLNVTSVGGVTLPINSVDQLNGPILAWGISSNDTGYGAGTNPGGASGGGISTIVISPLWQKDDLSASMREQPDVAMIGDPNTGVTVYYDAAFPGTVSVDLGPSGPEDIGGTSVAAPEMAAMWADVLSACKTHPGQGLCANGGGSYPYRLGNAAPYLYAIYKGNDVGVSTTPLLPYANVFYDVLYGSNEVATGVPSTPVPGYPAMTGYDMITGVGVPYAGHLIDAITGLSVP, encoded by the coding sequence GTGAAACGCGCGTCGCTCATCCGCTTCGCGGCGCTTGCCGCCGCAGCATCGCTGGCGCTGAGCGCATGTGGCGGGGGCGGCGGGGGCGTTGCACCTAGCACAGGGCAGGGCGTCGGACAGCCGTCGTTCAACGCGGGCTCGATCCCCGCGGACCTGCAAATCGCGAGCTGGGGACAGCCGCTCCTGCAAAACGCCACGTATGAAGGGCCGGTGAGCAATGCCTTCCTGAGCGTGAACGTGCTGGTCCACCAGCAAAACGCGCAGGGGCTGATGAATTACGCGCTCGCCACTCAAGATCCGACGTCCGGCAGCTTCCATCGGTGGCTGACGCCGCAGCAGATCGCGCAACAGTTCGGCGCCTCGCTGAGCGACTATCAAAAGGTCGCCGCCTATTTCGCGCAGCAGGGCCTGGCCGTCGCCGGTTGGCCGCAGCACATGATTCTGACCGTTTCCGGCGGTCAAACCTCGATGCAGCGTGCGTTCGGCACGACCTTCGGTGCGTACCACGGCTACGGCAAGACGTTCATCGCGCCGACGAGCGTTCCGCACTTCATGACGCCGCTTCCGGTGGACGCCGTCTCAAATCTGGTCGCCGCCGAAACGGCTCGGACGTTCCTCATGCATCCACCGACCGCAGGTGAAGCCTTCAACCTCGGCTATTCGCCGCAGCAAGTGCAGGGCGCGTTCGACTTCAACAACGCCATTACCGCCGGGTACAATGGAACCGGGATCAACGTCGGCATCATCGGAACGGGTCCGTTGGACTTCGCCAACGCGGCGGACACCACCACGCCGGGTTCGGGCATCATCATCGGCACCGGCGATAAAGATCTGAATGCACTCAAGTCGCTGTACAACATTGCAAGCGTTGCGCAGATCAACGAAATCATGGTTACGGGAAACGGTGTCGCGGCCGGTTTGAGCTACAGCGGTATTTCACAACCTGATTTTCCGTACGCAAACACGTTTGCCACGCCGCCGCCGGTCACCGCACCGTGCACGCCGACGGGAAACGGCAACGTATCGGCGGATTGCAATCCGGAAGACCTCGAAGCGCAGCTCGACTCGCAACAAGTGGCGACGCTCGCCCCGGACGCTACGGTCGACTTTTATCTTGCGTACAACGAAGATGACTGCGACACGACCTTCAACGGGTCGCCATGTCCGACGTCGGGCTCGAACGCGGGAGCGCCGTACATCGGACTCATCGAGTCCGATCCCGAGATCCAGCAAGCGATTGCCGACGACACGGTCGACGTCGTCTCGATCAGTTACGGCGAAGGCGAAAGCCAGGTCGGCTTTACATCCGCAAATTATCCGAGTTCATTTTACGCGCTCGAGTTTGCCGCACTCGAAAGCGAGGGCGTTGCCGTGTTTGCTTCTTCCGGCGACAGCGGCTCGGCCGAGTGCGAGGATCCAACGACGGGTGCGCTCGAGGACATCCAGTGCGTGACGTATCCGTCGGGTGATCTCAACGTGACATCGGTTGGCGGCGTGACCTTACCCATCAACAGCGTCGACCAGCTCAACGGACCGATTCTTGCCTGGGGTATCTCGTCGAACGATACCGGCTACGGCGCGGGAACCAATCCGGGCGGAGCGAGCGGCGGGGGCATCTCGACGATCGTCATCTCACCGCTCTGGCAAAAGGACGATCTTAGCGCGTCCATGCGCGAGCAGCCCGACGTGGCGATGATCGGCGATCCTAACACCGGCGTCACCGTTTATTACGACGCGGCGTTTCCCGGCACGGTTAGTGTTGATCTTGGCCCTTCCGGCCCCGAAGACATCGGCGGCACGTCGGTAGCTGCGCCTGAGATGGCTGCCATGTGGGCCGACGTACTCAGCGCGTGCAAAACGCATCCCGGGCAGGGTTTGTGTGCGAACGGCGGAGGATCATATCCGTATCGACTGGGAAACGCCGCGCCGTACCTGTACGCGATCTATAAAGGCAACGATGTCGGTGTGAGTACCACGCCCTTACTACCGTACGCAAATGTATTTTACGACGTGCTGTACGGCAGCAACGAGGTCGCGACTGGTGTTCCGTCGACGCCGGTCCCCGGCTACCCGGCCATGACCGGATACGACATGATTACCGGCGTGGGTGTTCCGTATGCCGGGCACCTGATCGACGCAATTACGGGGCTTTCAGTTCCGTAA